AAAATGCCTTTATTTGCCTGGCTTTCTTCCAAAGAAACTTCGCTATATGGAACAATCACTGCCTGTTCTGGACCATAATCCACATAGTCGATATTGTAGCCCCACCAACTAGCGGCATTGTGTTCCACTTTTACTGCGCCACGTTCAAATTGAACGTTCGCCAAAGTAGAGCTGTATTCAATGACAATGCTGTTTTCACCGTCTACCAAGTAATCGGAAATATCTGCTACTGGTTTTGTCCAGCTAACACCACCGGTGTAGCCTGGTTTTTTGGAGCTTTCGGTTCCGCCAACTTTCTGTCCGTTAATCCATACTTCCATGCTTTCTTCCAGATTGTCTCCGAAGTCCAGGTAAGCGCCATCCGCTTTGCTAGCATCCCAGTTAAAGGTTGCTTCGTAGTGGCCTAAACCGGAAACCCCTTGGCCAACTTCTGGAATATTTGTCCAGGTTGTCATTTTATCCAGTTTTACGTTGATATCGGTTTTCTTAGTTGCTGTCTTGCGGTTTACAGTGGTCAAATCACCAATCGTTTCGGAGGTTTCCAAAATTTCGTCACTAGCTGTCCAGGATTCTACGGTCAAATCCCAGTCGGTGATGTCGTATGCTTCTGGAACTTCCACATTAGATTGATAGGTTGCGCCATTGCTCAAAGTGGTGTTGTAGGTCCCACTTTGGGTAGCGCGGATATTCATGGTTCCATCCTGAATATAGGCGGAATCCGCGTTAGTGGAAACAATATGGGTTTTTTCCTGATCCACTGCTTCAAAGGCGAATAATGCGATATTGTCATAATCCAGGTCAATTGAAATGACAGTCTGGCCGTTTTCGTAGCGGTATTCGCCCAGCTCGGTTACATCACCTGTCCATGGGTCGATAGAATATGGAATGAACATGCCATCCATTCTGATTTCAGTTTTAATGTTAGTGCCATGGTCTTCGTTCTGTACGCTTTCTACATGGCTGTTCTGATGGTAGTCATTGGAACAGTAGTTGTAAGCATATAAGTATTGGTTGCCGTCCTCGTCTTGACGGGTCTGGGTCAATAACTGATGGTTTGGTTCCGCAAAGCCAGCATATGGGGTTACGCCTAGTTCTTGCAATGCTTCGTAAACGCCATCATCATAACCACCGTCTACTTTGGCGTTGGCATAGTCAAATCCTTCTGGAGCGTCATAGATTTCAGCGGTCCGTACGGTTGGCAGTGTTTTCAGTTCTGCCATGATTGCTGCCAATTGTTCATCGCTGCCATCGTTAAATGGGGTTTTTTCTGCAGCACCGTCCACAATAACGACTTTCAGGCCTTTTTTCGCCCAATCCAAAATCCGTTCCGCGCCTTTTACATCCAGCCAATCCTGATAGAGGACAATTGCTTTATAGCCAGCGCTTTCGATGGTCTGGGTTTCTTCATTAAAGTAAACGTCATCGTCGTACAGGAATTCTGGGCTAAAGTAGTCATAAGTATAGCCGTTGTCCTGCAATTCGGTGGAGCGGTAGTAGACACCCTGGTGAGCAAGCTGCCAGTTCATACCAGTCATATCGTTGCCGGTGCCTCCGCCAAACCTTACGCCTTGTGTCCAACTATTGTGGATAAAGCCAATGTCGGTACGGGATTTACCGGTTTGCATCAGTTGTTGTACACGTCCCAAATGGGCGTTGAGTTCATCATAATCCTGGTAACCTGGATTACGTCTGCCAAAGTAATGGAACCAGTCTAAACCAAATACACCTGGTGCGAACCCTGGCCATGCGTAGTTGCCGTAGCCATAGTCGGAAGCCCAAACATGCCATACGATTCTTTGGATACCTGCCGAAAAAGCAGAATAAGCGTCGTGTAGATGCATCTGGGCGGAATAGTTATACGCCAGTTTGGTAGCACTGGTTTCGGAGGATAAAATTTTATTCTCCAGTTTGGAACCACCTGTCCATAAGCGGAACATATCCACCTGATTGTAATCGTTCAGGTTTTCTGTTTCCGGATAATCCACATCCATAATTGGCTCAGAGATTTCAAATGTTCTACCATAGGAAATCTGGGCGCGGGTTTCAATACCATAGGAGTTGAGCCATTCTTTTAATGGGGTCAGCATCCGTTCCCGGTACAGGTCAGTCATTACTTCCAAAAAGTCATTGGAAATTTTTTCGCGTAGATCAGTATTGTCTGCAAGGTCATAAGTACCAATAAATTCTTCATATGGGTTACGTACATTTGCCTGTACTCCATCCAGCAGGAAGAGATATGGGCGGATATCATAGCCTTTTCTTGCTATAAATTCATCTGCCATATCCTCTGACCACCAGGTAAATCCAGTGCTTGCGTTGATTTCCAAAGAATCCATAAACAGGTTTACCGTACCGTTTTTGATTTTCTCGTTCAGTTCTGGGTCGTTAAGGTAATGTTCTTGCCAGAATTCTTTTAGCGCCTGTACACCACGTTCATCAAAATAGTTGGTGGTGTAAGAGGTTTCCATAGATGGGCTGGCAGATTGTGCAGTACCCTGGCTCCAGATAGCAAAAATGCGGTAGTTGCCATCATCTGGGGCGGTCCAATCTAAGTTTTGTTCCCAAACATTTGCCCCTTGTGTTACCATACCGCTCAAATCAATCATAGAATCATAATCCACTATTTTATCAGCGGTTTCGCGGTAGGCGTACGCACCTATAAAGGTTGCCACATCCCTGCGTGTTTCTGGAACAGGCAGTGCGGTTAATTTACCGGAAGCTTCTACTGTTGTGCTGCCCAGGCAAACATTCTGCATTGCTGCCTGGCTGTCCGGGTCAAGCCCTGGAACGTTGGAAGTAGACCAGTTGGTGCCAGAAGTCAGGGAAACACCCATACCCAAATCCAGCAGCTTGTTCATCATCAGTTTCCATTTGTGGGACCACATTTCTGAGCCATAAGCATAGGTATCATCATCTGCGCCCATGTCTCCTTGCATACAAAGTTCCACATTGCGGAACCCCGCGTCATAAATTGCCTGGATTTCATCCAACAGTACTTCGTCGGTGTTGGCAGCCTCGCCAATCCACCAGCGGATATCGGTGCTATAGGTCCGGTCAGGGTCCACATATTTTTCGGTTAACGTTTGCTGGAAACTTTTTGCTTCCGGCGAATTTGCGTTAGTAGCATTGGCCACTGTGCCGGTTGCGATACTGGCCAACATGCCCAGGGCGAGTATCGAAGATAAAATGCGTTTTTTCATGTTTTTTCCTCGTTTCTATTTTACTTTATGATGGATGGTTTCTATTTTTATTTATAATAGCTTGTTCCTCCTTTCCAATGTAATTTGCCATCCTATGGCGAGTGTTTCCTGAAAAGTATACGGATTGAGTTGGTTGATTTTGTTAAAATAAGGGATTATATGGATTTTAATCCAATTTTATCCGCTATTAAAAAGAATAGTTACTCTATTTAATACAATTCAGCTTTACTTTTCAATTAAATTATAGTACAATTTAATAAACACAACAATCTATCAGATAAGTTGTATTTGTATACCAATCAGGTTGTTTTAGGAGGGGAACATCGTGTTGACAATGGACCAATGTGTGGAACAGGTACTTATGGATTTTGAAAAGCTGAAAAATCAGGGAAGTAAGCAAAAAAAACAACTTGGGCATCAAATAACCATGGGAAAAATGGATGATAAGATCGAAACAAAACCTCTTTTTAATAAAAAGGGAATTGATATTATCATGCACTGTATCCCACCGGAAACCCACTGCCCAAAGCTGTTCCATAACCACGATTATTTTGAGATGGTGTATGTCTATCGGGGTAGTTTTGAAAACTGCATGCCCAACAACCAGTTCACCTTGCACCAGGGAGATATTCTTTTGCTCAACCCGAATGTATTGCATTCTGTATTCCGTAGAAGTACAGATGATTTGGTGTTTAATATCATGATTTCCAAACAATTATTCCAGGAATATCTGACGAACATCCTGGAAGATAACCAAATGTTTTCCTATTTCTTTTCGGATTACCTTTACCACAACACCAAAATCGAACGTTACCTCTATTTTCAGAACAGCGACAACCTAGAGGTAAAAGAATCCATTGAACTAATGATACGGGAATTTTTCAGCAGGGAACTAAACGCCAGCAGTATGGTGCTTTCCAGCCTGATTGCTTTATTTGCCCGATTGTCAAGGAGCTATCAACAGGAAAACAAGCTTGCCGTGTACGAAAGCGACAACAACCGTGTGATGTATCAGATAGTTACCTATATCAACGAACATTTTGCCGATGTTACCCTGAACCAGTTGGCGGAGTATTTTCAGTATTCTCCAGGCTATCTCTCCAAGCTGCTGCGGAAATCCGGCAAGAGTTTTTCCCAACTGCTGTTGGAATGCCGGCTGAATAAAGCCGCCTACTATTTAAAACACACCGACCTGCCCATTTCTCAGATTATCGAAAAAGTAGGATATCAGAATAGGGTGCATTTTTACCGATTATTTAAAGAAACATTTCACGAAACCCCAACCAGCTACCGGAAAAACACCTTGACTGGTTGATAAAGGAGGGAGAATCAAATGAAAAGAATATTGGGTTCCTGGAGCGGCATGCGGAACTATCTGGAACAGGAGATGCTGGCGGATTCCTTAAAAGGGAGGGTACAGTATTTCTGCAATTCTTTCCGCAAAACGGATGGATTTGAATTGATTGAAATTAGAGTGGATGGCAGGGCGCGGAAACGGTTTTCCTGGCAAACCACAGCGTTCCAGCACTATCGGGAAAAACAGAAACAATGCCATGATTACACTCCACGGGACGCATGGATAGAGTTTCACAAATTTATCCGTTTGCCTGTGGAGGAACGGGAAGAATTTACGGACGAGGAATTTTGCGAAGCCTTAAAGATATATCGTTCGTTGTCTATTCAAGAATCCCTTTACCATAGCAATCCAATTGTTAGGATGTTTGCTATTTTGGATAGGAGGGTAGGAAAACGCAGCCTTCTAAAACTCTCACAGCAAATACAAAAACAGCCCCATTGGCTGCAATATTTTTATTGTCTACGGTTGAAAGCGGAACACCTGTATTTGAATGAGTATCCTTTGCCTAGATGATAAACCATGGGGGAATGTAATCGGATACGGTTTTCAATCCGCCCTCATTTGGCGTATACTGGGTATAGATGGTCCGGTTTTCTGTGCGAACCAGAAGCGCCCATAAAAACCCGATAGTTTCGCACCAGCTGGAATTGCTGGATTGATAAAGGGCTTTTTCAATATCCGCCTGAATCGGCACAGAATAGCGTTACCATAAACATCTGTGATGGTACAAATGTAGGGAGCCGTTTCGAGATAGGTTCGCACTGTCCAAAGAGTGAGGCTGCTCCTATCGCCTTTCATAACCACATTAAAAAAACACCCGCCAGGGTACGGCAACTCTAAATGATAATTGTTAATCCAATCATGCATTACGTTACAATACACACCCGCCAGGGTACGGTAACAAATCAAGGAAATAACAATATATAAGCAAATCCCTGGTTACAATACACACCCGTAAGGGTATAAATGCAGGAAGCTGCTTTGGGACAGACTCGTACCGCTCAAAGAGTGGGGCTCCTCCTATCGCCTTTTATAACCACATTAAAAAAATGCAGGGAGCTGTTTTGGGACAGGCTCGTACCGTTTAAAGAGTGAAGCTCTTCCTATCGCCTTTTATAACCACATTAAAAAAATGCAGGGAACTGTTTTGGGACAGGTTCGTACCGCTCAAAGAGTGGGGCTCCTCCTGTTTTCTTTCATACCCACTCGAAAAAACCGGATTTGGTTGGTAGCCAAATCCGGTTTTGTTGTCTACAGAAAAGCACCAGCTGTGCCGGTGCTTTAGCATCGTGTTTACTCCGAAATATCGAAGAAAAGTAATCTATCATCAGTTAAGAAAAGATATACGAGAAATCATTCAAGATTTGTGTAAATGGAAAGGTGTAGAAATCATAGAAGGGAATATAATGCCAGATTATATACACATCTTGGTAAGTATCCCACCGAAAATGAATGTATCGCAAATTATGGGATATCTCAAGGAAAAAGCAGTTTGATGATTTTCGATAATAGACATGCAAACTTGAAATACAAATTTGGAAATAGAAATTTCTGGGCAACTGGATATTATGTGAGTACGGTTGACATCAATACATCGACTGTGCAAAAGTATATCCGAGAACAGGAGAAACAAGATCAAATCGAAGATAGTTTGAGTCGGAAAGAGTATAGTGACCCTTTTCAGGGTAGCAGGTAATCATACCACTTGTAGCTTGAACAAAGTGAAAGCCAGCGCCATTTAGACGCTGGCTTGTTTTAAGGCCTTCTAGGCCTTGTTCGTGCCACACTCTTAGGAGTGGTCATGACTGGCAATAGTTACGTTACTTTTGCCTTTCAAAATTGCCTATCACGCCCAATAGGTAACTGGATAGAAAAACTGCTTATGAGAACATGGTTTTTGAAGGGAAACAAAACATCATAGCACGGATCAAGTCGTTTTTTATAGATGTAATTTTGTTTATGTGAGTTTGTATCACAACGCAAAAAATAAAGGAGTCTCAGTAAAAATGAACCAAAAAAAGTTCTAAAATCGTGGGTCTCATGATAGGCATTGCAGAATGGAACCATAAAAGAGGGGATAGATTCCTGTTTTGGGGGAAACAGAATATTTTGTTGGTATCAGGTGTTTTTCATTCTGCAACTCTATTATACGCTGGCACCTGTTGGCTGTGAAGTGGTATTTTATGACATATATCCAATTGGCCCTAGTTGACAGAGGGAACACACTAGTCTCCCTCTCTTTTTTGCATTAGCGTGGATGGAGATACAAACAACAAAAATGGAAAAAATTTCATTTTGAAGTTGATTTTACCAAGGGTTTGATCAGATATTTTGCAGATGATTTCCCTTTATCTCACTATCTGCATAATCATCTCCAATGATGTAATACTATGGTTAGTTTCATTTTGTTGTAGTAGGGGATTATAAGATTTTTCTATTTATTTTATCAAATAGAAAAAATTTCTAATTTTAAAATTTGTTTAGCATTATTTACCAAATTAGGAAAACAAATTTCCTTAAAACCCTATTGACAGATAGGGATTTTATCATGTAAGATATAGATATCAAAAACGTAAATAAATGACTTTTATTTATATTATTACAAAGTATAATTATATATAAATAAATTAATATTGTAAAAATAACAAATCAACACCTAGCTGGAATCAATATTGGAACAAGGCTATTCCTTTTATATATCCAACCACTGTTATGAGAAAGGGGTTAAAAAACGCAGATGCAATTGCGAAACAATTCCATTCAGCAGTATGCTGCTATGCAAGGCCTATTATTATCAAACGAAAAAGGCCAAGGACAAAAACAAATGGAAATAGGTGTATTATTAAATAAA
This is a stretch of genomic DNA from Clostridium facile. It encodes these proteins:
- a CDS encoding AraC family transcriptional regulator, whose protein sequence is MDQCVEQVLMDFEKLKNQGSKQKKQLGHQITMGKMDDKIETKPLFNKKGIDIIMHCIPPETHCPKLFHNHDYFEMVYVYRGSFENCMPNNQFTLHQGDILLLNPNVLHSVFRRSTDDLVFNIMISKQLFQEYLTNILEDNQMFSYFFSDYLYHNTKIERYLYFQNSDNLEVKESIELMIREFFSRELNASSMVLSSLIALFARLSRSYQQENKLAVYESDNNRVMYQIVTYINEHFADVTLNQLAEYFQYSPGYLSKLLRKSGKSFSQLLLECRLNKAAYYLKHTDLPISQIIEKVGYQNRVHFYRLFKETFHETPTSYRKNTLTG
- a CDS encoding SF0329 family protein, which translates into the protein MKRILGSWSGMRNYLEQEMLADSLKGRVQYFCNSFRKTDGFELIEIRVDGRARKRFSWQTTAFQHYREKQKQCHDYTPRDAWIEFHKFIRLPVEEREEFTDEEFCEALKIYRSLSIQESLYHSNPIVRMFAILDRRVGKRSLLKLSQQIQKQPHWLQYFYCLRLKAEHLYLNEYPLPR
- a CDS encoding glycosyl hydrolase; this encodes MKKRILSSILALGMLASIATGTVANATNANSPEAKSFQQTLTEKYVDPDRTYSTDIRWWIGEAANTDEVLLDEIQAIYDAGFRNVELCMQGDMGADDDTYAYGSEMWSHKWKLMMNKLLDLGMGVSLTSGTNWSTSNVPGLDPDSQAAMQNVCLGSTTVEASGKLTALPVPETRRDVATFIGAYAYRETADKIVDYDSMIDLSGMVTQGANVWEQNLDWTAPDDGNYRIFAIWSQGTAQSASPSMETSYTTNYFDERGVQALKEFWQEHYLNDPELNEKIKNGTVNLFMDSLEINASTGFTWWSEDMADEFIARKGYDIRPYLFLLDGVQANVRNPYEEFIGTYDLADNTDLREKISNDFLEVMTDLYRERMLTPLKEWLNSYGIETRAQISYGRTFEISEPIMDVDYPETENLNDYNQVDMFRLWTGGSKLENKILSSETSATKLAYNYSAQMHLHDAYSAFSAGIQRIVWHVWASDYGYGNYAWPGFAPGVFGLDWFHYFGRRNPGYQDYDELNAHLGRVQQLMQTGKSRTDIGFIHNSWTQGVRFGGGTGNDMTGMNWQLAHQGVYYRSTELQDNGYTYDYFSPEFLYDDDVYFNEETQTIESAGYKAIVLYQDWLDVKGAERILDWAKKGLKVVIVDGAAEKTPFNDGSDEQLAAIMAELKTLPTVRTAEIYDAPEGFDYANAKVDGGYDDGVYEALQELGVTPYAGFAEPNHQLLTQTRQDEDGNQYLYAYNYCSNDYHQNSHVESVQNEDHGTNIKTEIRMDGMFIPYSIDPWTGDVTELGEYRYENGQTVISIDLDYDNIALFAFEAVDQEKTHIVSTNADSAYIQDGTMNIRATQSGTYNTTLSNGATYQSNVEVPEAYDITDWDLTVESWTASDEILETSETIGDLTTVNRKTATKKTDINVKLDKMTTWTNIPEVGQGVSGLGHYEATFNWDASKADGAYLDFGDNLEESMEVWINGQKVGGTESSKKPGYTGGVSWTKPVADISDYLVDGENSIVIEYSSTLANVQFERGAVKVEHNAASWWGYNIDYVDYGPEQAVIVPYSEVSLEESQANKGILNSVIAYAEAAKESGEYDNAIESVQKSFDAALENAKTVAGNAAATQEEVDAAWKTLLNEIHKLGFVAGDKTELASLIEAANEINAELDRYVEAGKAEFTAALEIAVAVYEDGDAMQAEINQVADNLLNAMLNLRFKADKSILKDVLAEAGKVDANAYTAESYAALQAAVAKAKDVYNNENANQEEVDAAVTSVQTAIDNLVAVDGTPAETPTEDIAQTGQESTTPKANAAKTGDFAPIAGMAAIAIAGVALVLSRKKK